The following nucleotide sequence is from Roseivirga sp. BDSF3-8.
CCTGAGCGTTAATTCTGGCTATGGGCATACCTTTTACAATCATGACATTCCACCTACCGATGCCCTCATCGAACGGAACGGTGAGCTGATACTGGTGCCGGATGCACCTGCTTCCATGGGGCAGGGGTCTCAGGTGATCGGTGTACGCAACTGGCTCAATAACCCTTCCTCAGAAAACCTCATAGTCTCCTCAGAAGATCAGGTATTTACTACCAGCGATACGGAAACCTACAGTTTTGCCGGAGAAGGTAAGTCAGTACCTCTTAATCTGATGCTATACGGAGTCATTGCTAAAAAATTCCGCATCGGTGCCGGGTTTGGTCTTCAGTATCATAGTATTCGCTACCTGCAGGAAAAGAACGGCCTCACTCCTGACTACCAGGCCGATCTCAGCGGCCTGCAGACACGTTGGTGGATCATGGGAGGCTATACGATTTACGAATACTGGGACTATACCTTCACAGGGGACTTCCGTGTGGGTAAGATCAACCGTGGTGGCGATTTCAGTAAAACGCAACTTGATCAGGGCCTTACTTTCAACCTGGGAGTTACTATAGATAAAAACCTCAGCAAGTACTTCCGTGTATTTCTTAGACCCAGCTACGATTTCGGGGGCTATACTGCTCTTATCCCCAGTGGTACCGACATCCGCCACCGTGCCCCCACCGTATTTCTGGAATTCGGCATCAGCCTTAATTACCCCATTATGCCCCGCTCCCCAATTAAGGCAGACCATATGCAAATGGAGCATGTAGTGAACCACCCTCGCACTGGTAAAGCCATGTGGGTGAGGGGCCAGCCTATCACCAAAAAGCAAAACCCGCGGGTAGGCGAAAACCATCCTGTACTATTTAAGTATAAAGGCAAGAATAAGCGGAAAAGAAACCCTTATTAAGCCTCTTCTAATTGCATTTTCTGAAGGAAAATTGATTGGGTAGGTTACCAAATTTTATGTAACTTGCGCACCATTTCTGTTAGGAAACTTTAACATTATTTATGGCAGAAGGATCGAACGAAAACATCATTCCTATCAATATCGAGGACGAAATGCGGGGAGCCTACATCGATTATTCGATGTCGGTTATCGTATCTCGTGCCCTCCCCGATGTGCGCGACGGGTTGAAACCGGTGCACAGGAGGGTCCTCTATGGAATGATGGACCTGGGCGTTACATATAACAAGCCTTACAAAAAATCAGCAAGGATCGTGGGTGAAGTACTCGGTAAGTACCACCCCCACGGCGACAGTTCAGTTTACGATACCATGGTGCGGATGGCGCAGCCCTGGTCACTCCGCTATCCACTTGTGGACGGGCAGGGTAACTTTGGCTCCATCGACGGTGACTCACCGGCTGCCATGCGTTATACTGAGGCCCGCCTGCAGCGTATTTCAGATGAAATGCTGGGCGACCTGAATAAGAACACTGTCGATTTTCAGTCAAACTTCGATGACTCCCTTAAGGAGCCGTCCGTATTACCTGCCAAATTACCTAACCTGCTTCTGAACGGTACCTCTGGTATTGCCGTAGGTATGGCCACAAATATGGCACCCCATAACCTTACCGAGGTAGTGGCCGGCATCAAGACCTATATCGATAACCGCGATGTATCGATAGAGGAACTCATGCAGCAAATTACCGCACCTGATTTCCCTACCGGGGGAATCATATATGGATATCAGGGTGTGAAAAATGCCTTTGAGACCGGTCGTGGCCGTGTGGTGATGCGGGCAAAGGCTACCTTCGAAGAGACCAAAACGGGCAGGGAGATGATCGTGGTCACTGAGATCCCTTATATGGTCAACAAGGCCAACCTGGTAGAGAAAACTGCCATGTTGGTGAATGAGAAGAAAATAGAGGGAATCAGTGAGATTCGTGATGAGTCTGACCGTAAGGGTATGCGTATCGTGTACGAACTCAAGCGTGATGCGATGCCCAACATCGTCCTGAATAACCTCTACAAGTATACGCAACTACAGACCTCGTTTGGCGTGAACAATGTGGCACTGGTAAAAGGCCGTCCTGTTACGCTGAACCTGAAAGACATGATCCACCACTACGTGGAGCACCGTCACGAAGTGGTTATTCGACGTACTCAGTATGAACTGGATGAGGCCGAAAAGCGGGCCCACATCCTGGAAGGCTACCTTATTGCCCTGGATAATCTGGACGAGGTTATTAAGCTTATCCGTGAAAGCCGCGACCCTGAGACGGCACGTAATGAACTGATCAGCCGTTTCAAACTCAGCGAAATACAGGCACGTGCGATACTGGACATGCGCCTCCAGCGTCTTACCGGACTTGAGCGCGAGAAAATCCAGCAAGAGTACGACGAAATACAGAAAACTATCGAATATCTGCGTTCTATCCTTGCCAATGAGGAGATGCGGATGGACATTATCAAAGAAGAGCTCGACGCCCTGTCAGAGCGCTACGGTGATGAGCGCCGTACCGAAGTGGTACACAGTGCAGATGATCTCACCATCGAGGACATGATTCCAAATGAGGAAATGCTTATTACCATTTCTCATGAGGGCTATATCAAGCGTACGCAGCTCAGTGAATACCGTACCCAGGGCAGGGGAGGGGTAGGCTCCCGTGGTGTATCCACCAAGGACGAAGACTTTACCGAGCATCTTTTTGTGGCCAGCACCCATAACTACCTGCTTATCTTTACCGAGGCCGGTAAGGTATTCTGGCTGAAGGTATATGAGATACCCGAAGGGAGTAAGGCAAGTAAAGGCCGGGCAATTCAGAACCTGATCAATATTGAGAGCGGCGATAAAGTACGTGCCGTAATCAATGTTCAGAACCTGAGCGACGAGGACTATATTAATAATAACTACCTGGTAATGTGTACTGAAAGAGGTACCAT
It contains:
- the gyrA gene encoding DNA gyrase subunit A; protein product: MAEGSNENIIPINIEDEMRGAYIDYSMSVIVSRALPDVRDGLKPVHRRVLYGMMDLGVTYNKPYKKSARIVGEVLGKYHPHGDSSVYDTMVRMAQPWSLRYPLVDGQGNFGSIDGDSPAAMRYTEARLQRISDEMLGDLNKNTVDFQSNFDDSLKEPSVLPAKLPNLLLNGTSGIAVGMATNMAPHNLTEVVAGIKTYIDNRDVSIEELMQQITAPDFPTGGIIYGYQGVKNAFETGRGRVVMRAKATFEETKTGREMIVVTEIPYMVNKANLVEKTAMLVNEKKIEGISEIRDESDRKGMRIVYELKRDAMPNIVLNNLYKYTQLQTSFGVNNVALVKGRPVTLNLKDMIHHYVEHRHEVVIRRTQYELDEAEKRAHILEGYLIALDNLDEVIKLIRESRDPETARNELISRFKLSEIQARAILDMRLQRLTGLEREKIQQEYDEIQKTIEYLRSILANEEMRMDIIKEELDALSERYGDERRTEVVHSADDLTIEDMIPNEEMLITISHEGYIKRTQLSEYRTQGRGGVGSRGVSTKDEDFTEHLFVASTHNYLLIFTEAGKVFWLKVYEIPEGSKASKGRAIQNLINIESGDKVRAVINVQNLSDEDYINNNYLVMCTERGTIKKTSLEAYSRPRTNGINAITINPGDRLLNVSLTNGDNHIIIATSSGRCIHFHETQVRPMGRTAAGVRGVFLADQEDHVVGMVCVAREEATLLVVSERGYGKRSLVEDYRITKRGGKGVKAMRLTEKTGALVAIQEVVDTDDLMIINRSGITIRISMDNLRVMGRNTQGVKLIRLNDTDAISSVVSVEKIEDEEGEDIAEALDPEATAAGENPEEGNGEGDGNETETSQE